CCTGCAGCTCGGTTGCCGTCCCGCTCGGGGAGCCGATGATCTGCGCGCTGATCTCGCGCAGCGCCCGGATCCGGCCGCCCACGATGGAGCTCCGGCCGCTGGTCACGATCACCTGCTCGCCCGAGACGCGCGAGCCCAGGATGCTGTCGGCCACCACCACGTCGGCGCCGGCCTCCACCTCGGCCGACTCGATGAACCGGCAGCGCACCTTGCCGCCGACCTTGATCTGGCTGCGGCCGCCGCCGACGATGCCGTAGCGCACCAGCAGGTCGCCGCCGGCCTCCACGCTGCCGCCCATGATCCCGCCGTGGACCTCGACGTTCTGGCCCGCCTTCACGGTGAACCCCTGCGTCACGTCCCCGCGCACGATCACGGTGCCGACGAAGTCGATATTGCCGGTGGCGTAGCCCACGTCGCCCGGCACGACATACACCGGCGAGACCGTCACCTCCCCGCCGGCGGAGATGGAGGCGTGGCCCTCCACCTGGGCGATCACGGCCTGCTTGTCGGGCGAGAGCCGGGTCCCCTGCCCCGCCAGCAACCGGACATCCCGGCCGGGGCGCGGCTTGATGGTGCGCCCGAACACGTCACAGCCGGGCTCGCCCTCGGTCGGCGGCTGCCGTCGGGCCAGCTCCGTGTCCTTCGCGACGTTGCGCACCATGTTCAGGTTGAAGAAGTCGGCCCGGCCGTCCTCGGTGAGGCGCGGGTAGCCCGAGGGCGTCTGCAGCAGCGGGTGGTGGATGATTGCGCCGTCCTGGCCGTCGACCGGCCGCCGGCCCTCGGCCACCACCACGCCCGCGCGGACCTGCGGATGCCCCTTCTCGGCCATCTCCACCAGGCGCGCGATCGCCTCGTGGTCAATGCCGTAGGTTACCCGGTGCGCGGCCAGCGCCGCCAGCACGTGCTCCACCGTGACCGGCTGGCCGCCCGGTTCGGGCGGTATGATGCGCGCCTCCACGGTCATGTTGTCCGGGGCGATCGTGAGCTGAACCTCACCATCGCGCGGCGCGTTCTGGTCGGTTCCTTGCGTCACGCCCCAGTCACTCACTGAGCACCCCTCCCCGACAGACTCACACCAGACCCTTCTTGCGACGACGGCGTTGCTCCGCGAAGATGTACTTCACGATCTGCTCCCGGTCCCGCTCCTCGATGGCGCTGAAGCGCACCCCGAGCCGCACCGGCCCCTCCGAGTCCGTCGCTCGGCGGACGACCTCGGCCTCGGCGGGGATCAGCTGCTTGGGCAGGTGGATCACCAGGTCGAGGCGCGTACCCACGGGGAACTCCTCTTCCGTCACGATCTGCGCGCCGCCGCCGCTCAGATCGATCAGGCGCCCCGGCTTGAGCTGCACCTTGCCGCCCTCCTCCCGGTGCGTACCGCTCAGGACGT
Above is a genomic segment from Symbiobacterium terraclitae containing:
- a CDS encoding DUF342 domain-containing protein, encoding MSDWGVTQGTDQNAPRDGEVQLTIAPDNMTVEARIIPPEPGGQPVTVEHVLAALAAHRVTYGIDHEAIARLVEMAEKGHPQVRAGVVVAEGRRPVDGQDGAIIHHPLLQTPSGYPRLTEDGRADFFNLNMVRNVAKDTELARRQPPTEGEPGCDVFGRTIKPRPGRDVRLLAGQGTRLSPDKQAVIAQVEGHASISAGGEVTVSPVYVVPGDVGYATGNIDFVGTVIVRGDVTQGFTVKAGQNVEVHGGIMGGSVEAGGDLLVRYGIVGGGRSQIKVGGKVRCRFIESAEVEAGADVVVADSILGSRVSGEQVIVTSGRSSIVGGRIRALREISAQIIGSPSGTATELQVGVPPAVRAELEQIRERLAQVEERFGYAGRGTAYPEQPAGDRNRPRPSSQFIEKSKRLTAAEREQLAARAAALQAQFTPVPGACVKAITAVYPGVRVTIGAERHTVVDESTNSCFVIGEDGSVVLVPAY